Within the Plesiomonas shigelloides genome, the region CCGGGATCTCCTGCCATTCCTTGGTGGAGTAGTACACCGCACGCGTGAGCGGCGGGACGTTGACGATCGGGCGGTTATGTTGCCGTGCCAGTTGCTGCATCTGCAGCGCCATGGCGTCTACCGCTTTGGCCAGCACAAACGGCGCTTCCGCCTTGTTCTGGTCATATTTCAGGGCCACCGCATAGTGGGTCGGGTTGGTGATAATCACGTCCGCCTGCGGGATCACCTTGTGCATTCGGCGCATCGCCATCTGGCGCTGTAGGTTGCGAATGCGCGATTTAATCTGCGGGTTCCCTTCGCTGTTTTTATGCTCTTCTTTTACTTCCTGTTTGCTCATCTTGAGCTTTTTGATGTACTGCCACTGGGTGTAGGGCAGGTCGAGCAGGGCGATAAACAGCAGAGCCAAGCCATACAGCAACACTGTCGACCAAATCAGATCGAGGGTCAGGGTAATGGCAGTGCCGATATCGCGATGCTGCAAGCTCAGCAGCATCTGGATTTTGTCGCCAACCACGCTCCATAAGGTCAGTGAGATCAGCGCGGTTTTCAGTACGCTTTTGACCAGTTCGGCGATCGATTGCGAGGAGAACATCCGTCCCATCCCACTGATCGGATTGAGCTTGGAAAACTTTGGCTGCAAGGAATCGATACTGACGTTCCAACCGCCGCGCAGCAGGTTGCCGACCAAGGCGATGAGCATCAGCAAACCCAGCGGTGCCAGCAGCGTCCAGCCCATGGCGGACAGGCTTTCGCCCAGATGTTTGAACGCCAGTTGCGGGTCAAACACCTCTTGTTTACTTAAGGCTAGGTTGTAGCGCATGCTGCCGGTCAGCAGACGGCCTAAGCTTTCGCTAAATGCCGACAGCGTGATGGTGCCGCCCAGCACCAATAAGGCGGTGACCAGCTCGCGCGAGCGCGGCAAGTTACCCTCTTTACGCGCCTTATCCAGCCGTTGGCCGGTGGGTTTTTCGCTCTTATCCCCGCTCATTGCTTATCTCTTCTCGCTCATGGCTTGGCTCTTACGGGGTCACGGACTCGGGCGGGGCGTAAATGGCCGCCAGCAGGTTCAGCACTTCGCGGCTGAACTGGGTAAAGTTTTCCGGCACGCTGGAGAGCGTTAAGCCGACGCTCAGCACCCCACACAGCAAGGTCATCGGAAAACCGAGCGAGTAGATATTCAGCTGCGGCGCGGCGCGGGTCATGATGCCGAAGGTCATATTAACCAGCAGCATGGCGGCGATGGCCGGTAACGCCAGTAGCAGAGCAGCACCAATCATCCAACCGAACATGTTGATGATCTGCTGCAAGGCGGTATCCGATAGCATGCTGCCGACCGGGATAGCGGTAAAGCTGCGCACCAAAATATCCAGCACCACTAAATGGCCATTGAGCGCTAAAAACAGCAGCGACACATACATCTGGTACATCACGCCGAGCACCGCGGAGCTAACGCCATTGACCGGGTCATTCATCATCGCCATGCCAAGGCCCATCTGCATCGACACCAGCTGGCCTAAGGTGGTGAATATCGCAAACAGGATATCGACCACTAAGCCCAGCAGTGCGCCGATGATCAATTGCTGGATGGCGTAAAAAATGGCTAGCGGCGAGAACGGATCAACCGCGGGCATCGGCGGCATCAAGGGCGCAGCCACCACGCTAATCAGCAACGCCAGCCCGATGCGCACTTGAATCGGGATCTGCGGGTTGCCAAACAGCGGCATCACCATAAAGGCGGCGGTGAGGCGGAAAAACGGCCACCACAGCATGCCTATCCAGGCGGTAATATCGGCTGCGCTCAGGGTTAACATCAGCGGTGTCCCATCAGCCGATCAGGGTCGGAATTTCGTGGAAAATCTGGGTAAACAGATCGTGTAAGGTGGTCAACATCCACGAACCGGCAAACCCCAGCATCGCCAGCATCACCAAAAAGCGCGGTAGGAACGACAGGGTCTGTTCGTTAATCTGGGTCGCCGCCTGAAAGATACTGACCAGCAGACCGACCACTAAACTGGGCAGCACTAAAATGCACACCATAGTGGCGATCACGGTCAGGGCCTGACCAAAAATGACGGAGATGGCAGTGGTATCCATAGAATCTGTCCGGTCAGCCGAAACTGGCACTTAAGGTGCCGACGGTCATCGCCCAGCCATCAACCAGCACGAAAATCATCAGCTTGAATGGCAGTGAGATAATCAGCGGTGACAGCATCATCATCCCCATCGCCATCAACACGCTGGATACCACCATGTCGATGATCAGAAACGGGATAAAAATCATAAAGCCAATCTGGAACGAGGTTTTCAGCTCGCTGAGCACAAAGGCTGGCATCAGGATCAGAAAATCTACTTTCTCTGGCGGGGTAGCGCGCGGCTCACCGGCGATATCCAGCAGCTGTTGCAGGTCACTTTCACGCGTCTGCGCCAGCATGAATTTCCGCAGCGGCTTTTCCGCTTGGGCAAAGGCCTGCTTCAAGGTCAGGCTATCGTTCTGATACGGCTCGAAGGCGTTGACATAGATGTCATTGAACACCGGACGCATGATGAACAAGGTCAGGGTCAGGGCGATGCCAATTAAAATCCGGTTGGGCGGACTTTGCTGCAGACCTAAGGCTTGGCGCAAAATCGCTAGTACAATTATGATGCGGGTAAAGCTGGTGGTCATCAGCAGCATGGTCGGCAGGAACGACAGCGCCGTCATCAGCAGTAAGATCTGCAGCTTGACGCTGTACTCCTGTGCGCCACCGGCCTGCGGCGTAACTGTCAGCAGGCCGATATCCCCGTTCGCCGCTAAGGCTGGATGAGCCAGCAGGCACAGCAGCACCAGTAACCCGAGCTTGCGCATTAGCGAGACAACCCTTTGAGCATGTCGTCGCTGTCCACCACGTTGGTCAGGCGCAGGCCATATTTGTTATTCACGATCACCACTTCGGCGTGGCCGAGCAGGGTGCCGTTGACTTTAACATCCATCGGCTCGCCGTTGAGTTTGTCCAGCTCAATCACGGTGCCACGACCGATACTCATCAGATCGCCGATCATCAGTTCGGTACTGCCCACTTCCAGCGTCAGTTTCACCGGAATATTGCGGATAAATTTCATGTCCGTTGGGAAGCTGGCTGCCTCCGGCGCGCTGGCCGGGGTTTCGGCGGCCAAATCGCCCATATCGAGATCGTTCAGATCCAGATTTAAATCATTCAGGGTTTCGGACATCGGGGGTTCCTTGCGGTTACAAAAAACGGTACATCATCAATATTTCCCGGTCAGTACCGGGCCGTAAAATGGCGTTAGGCCGGCGTGTCCAGCACGTCATCAACCTGCAGCACCAGATTGCCGTTACGCTCGGCAATGCGCGCTTTATACAGTGGGCTGTTACCCGCGCGAACGGTGAGCTGTGAAGGCATATCCACGGGGATCACATCGCCCACTTGCAAATCCATCACGTCACCCAAGGTCAGCGATTTTTCACACAAGGTGGTTTGCAGGCGCAGCGGCACTTGTTGCAGCCGCTCTTCCACCTTGGCTTGCAACGTCGGGTCGAGCTCGACGTTGGCCTCTTCGGCTGCTGGGGTACGTAAAAACTCCAGACCGTTAAATGGCAGCGCGATTTCCAGCCAGCCCAGATGCTCGCCAATTTGAATCGAGAAGCGACAGATCTGGAACAGCGGCTGATTGGCCATGCTGTTGTTCAAGTGCAGCGATTGCTGCTGGGTCATTTGGCTGTACCAGCTGGTTTGGTTGCGCCAGCAGTCATCAAATTGCTCCAGCAACTGACGGAAAATCCGCTCGACTAAACGCAGCTCGGTATCACTCATCTCACTGCGACGACGGGTACTGGTGCCTTTGCCGCCGAAAAACAGATCGGCCATGAAAAACAGCAGATCGCCATCCATCGCAATCAGGCCGCGCATATCGTGCGGCTCAACCAGAAATTCGCGCTGGCTGTTGGGCTTCGGGATCGAGGCCAAGTATTCGCGCAGCTTCAGGGTATCTTGCTGCTCGAAGTGAAAATTCACCGGCTTGCGCAGCAGACCGAAGAAGAACTGCTTGGCGGAGCGCTCGAAACGCTGGCAGATGGTATCGAGGGTCGCCTGCAGCGCACCAATGCGATGCTCCGGGTTTGCCAGATCAAAAGTCTTGATATGCGCCTGTTCGCTGGGGGAGATAATTTTTCGTTTGATTGTTTTCATTCCGGCTCACTCGGCAACGTCTTACCGGGTCTTCTCGACCGCAAAATTCTGTGTCTGTAATAAGTAAGGTCTGCGTAATGCAAATTCTCTGCCAGTTTTTGAGCAAAACCGCGTCAGTGTTAAGGCGGTGAGGGCGTGAGCTGGGGCTGTAAAGGACGGTAATTGGCGTGTCATTTTTTTGACTTAAGTCGCAAAGGTGACTATTGGACATATATTGACGCGCGGATTGATTGACAAGTGACAAAGAACAGTCAGAGCGCTTGGCCAGTGTTGCTCAATTAATGGCACGTTACTTGCTTTTGAACTGCGCGTAAAACCGTCCGCGTCATTGTGGCGGTTTCCTTGTTTATCAGAGCCTTGTTCATCAGAGGATTTCGGAGAGTCAGCGTCATGTATCACACAGCCCCGGGAATGCAGTACACCTTGGCCCAGATGGAGGCGGTAAAGTCACAAATCGGCGTCGGCAGTAGCACCGAAATGGTTGCCGCCAACCCGTTGACCGCATCCGGTGCGCAGGTGCCGAGTTTCCGCGCGGCGCTGACCCAAGCGGTCGATCGGGTCGATACCCTAAGCAAAACCGCCAAAGACATGATGACCGCGGTCGATACCGGGGCCAGTCAAGATCTGGTCGGCGCCATGGTGGCGAGCCAGAAAGCCAGTTTGTCGTTCACCGCGTTAGTGCAGGTGCGTCAGAAACTGATGACAGCCTATGACGATGTCATGAAAATGCCGGTATAAGTGAGAGTCTGACGTGACCGAATTATTACAGAAAAAATGGGCCCAATTGCCGGCGCCGTCGGCGATGCTGGCCAAGGTAAAAGGCCGTCGCCTGAGCGCGCTGCTCGGGGTGATTGCGCTGGTGGTGACCGGTATTGTGGTGTTGGCGTTGTGGCTCGGTAACAGTGAATACCGCCCGCTGTATGGCCGCAATGAAGCTTTTGATCAAAGCCAAGTGATGTCTGTGTTGGATAAGCAGGGCTTTAATTTTTATGTTGATGGTAACAGTGGCCAGCTCATGGTGGCCCGTGACCAGTTAGGCAAAGCGCGCATGGCGCTGGCCGCGGCGGGCGTTAAAGTGCAGTTGCCGACCGGCCTTGAGATCTTGGATAAAGACAACAGCCTCGGCACCAGTCAGTTTATTGAAGATGCGCGCTATCGCCACGGTTTAGAAGGCGAACTGGCGCGTACCATCATGTCCCTTGATGGCATTACCAATGCCCGCGTACATCTGGCCATTCCTAAACGCACCTTGTTTATCCGCGGTAACCCTGAGCTGCCATCGGCCTCGATTGCGGTGTCCTTGCAACCGGGCGTGAGCCTCAAACCGGGTCAGGTACGCGCGATTGTGAATCTGGTGTCGGGCAGCGTCACCGATCTGAAGCCGGAAAACGTGACGGTAGTGGATCAGGCCGGTCGCTTGCTGAGCGCCAACGATGCCGATGCACAGGCCGGTGAAACCAACACCCAATATCTGGAATACGTTAACCGTTTGGAGCGCAGCTACATTGACCGCGCCACTCGGATGCTCGATCCGATGCTCGGCATGGGCAACTTTGAGGTGCAAGTGGCCGCCAAGGTCAATTTTGACCGCAAGGAAGCCACCGAAGAAGTGTACAACCCGCAAGGGGCGTTAACTCGTGAGTACAGCCGCGAAGATCGTAGCAATGAAGAGCAAAGTGCTGGGGTACCGGGCGCGCTGAGTAACCAACCGGCGGACAAATCGACCAATACCAAAAACGCCAACAACAAGACCTCCTCTACGACCCAAGAAAATCAGTCGGACAGTAAAGATCTGGTCAATCGAACCACCGAGCTGAACCGCGACTTCCAGTTAGATCGCACCCAACGTCATATCCGTTATCAGCAAGGCGAGCTGCAGCATCTGAGTGTGTCGGTGCTGATTAACGGCAAGCCAGAGCAATATTCGAAAGCCGAGCTGGATCAGATGACCACTATGCTGCAAGACGCCTTGGGCCTGCGCAGTGCTAATGGCGATCAGATTAGCTTGCACGTGTTCCCGTTTGTGGCCGGTGATAATCCGCTGAGCGCCGATGCGCCATGGTGGAAAGATCCGTTCTGGATGGATGTCCTGCGTTATGTATTGGCTGCGGTCGTGGCGTTGGCGGTGCTGTTCGGTGTCGTCCGTCCGGTACTGCGTCAGCTGGCTAAGCCGTTGCCGGTGAACGATCCGGCGCTGCCAGCGCAAGCCGAGGATGATGCTACTGCCAGCAGCGGTGAGCTGCAGCCAGATGGCACGAGCGAGAAGGGCGAGGCGAGCGCGGCGTTGCCGGTATCACGTCCGGGTCTGACATTGAACGAAAACCTGCTGGAGCTGCCATCACCGGAAACCGGTTTGGAAGTGCAGCTGGAGCGTATCCAGTTCCTAGCTAATCAGGAGCCGGAGCGTGTGGCGCAGGTGGTTAAACAGTGGATAAAGGTTGAGCAACATGACGGAAACTGAAGTAATGCAGCCGGAAGACGGCTTGCAACAGGCGGCGATTTTGCTGCTGAGCATGGGGGAAGAGGCCGCCGCCAACATCCTCAAACAGCTCAGCCGTGAGGAAGTGAGCCGCCTGACCGTTGCTATGGCCAGCCTGCCGGGAGTGAAAAAAGATCAGGCGCAGTCCGTTTTTCTGCGCTTTTTCACCGACTTTCGTTCGGAGTCGGGGATCACCGGTGCATCGCGTGGCTATCTGGAGCGCACGCTGGATAAAGCACTGGGTCGCTCTTTGGCGCGTCCACTGATTGACAGCATTTATGGCGATACCCTACGTAGCAGCCTGCAGCGTTTGCAGTGGCTGGAGCCGTCTAAGCTGGTTGAACTGATTGCCGGTGAGCACCCGCAGTTACAAGCGGTGTTTTTGGCCTACTTAGAGCCGGATATGGCCAGCCAATTGCTGAGCCGTTTGCCACCAGAAACCCACGATGACCTGCTGTATCGTCTGGCCAATCTGGATGAGATCCATCCGGA harbors:
- the flhB gene encoding flagellar biosynthesis protein FlhB encodes the protein MSGDKSEKPTGQRLDKARKEGNLPRSRELVTALLVLGGTITLSAFSESLGRLLTGSMRYNLALSKQEVFDPQLAFKHLGESLSAMGWTLLAPLGLLMLIALVGNLLRGGWNVSIDSLQPKFSKLNPISGMGRMFSSQSIAELVKSVLKTALISLTLWSVVGDKIQMLLSLQHRDIGTAITLTLDLIWSTVLLYGLALLFIALLDLPYTQWQYIKKLKMSKQEVKEEHKNSEGNPQIKSRIRNLQRQMAMRRMHKVIPQADVIITNPTHYAVALKYDQNKAEAPFVLAKAVDAMALQMQQLARQHNRPIVNVPPLTRAVYYSTKEWQEIPAGLYTAVAHILTYVFHLEEYRLGRGLPPPPLPELTIPPELRH
- the fliR gene encoding flagellar biosynthetic protein FliR gives rise to the protein MLTLSAADITAWIGMLWWPFFRLTAAFMVMPLFGNPQIPIQVRIGLALLISVVAAPLMPPMPAVDPFSPLAIFYAIQQLIIGALLGLVVDILFAIFTTLGQLVSMQMGLGMAMMNDPVNGVSSAVLGVMYQMYVSLLFLALNGHLVVLDILVRSFTAIPVGSMLSDTALQQIINMFGWMIGAALLLALPAIAAMLLVNMTFGIMTRAAPQLNIYSLGFPMTLLCGVLSVGLTLSSVPENFTQFSREVLNLLAAIYAPPESVTP
- a CDS encoding flagellar biosynthetic protein FliQ, coding for MDTTAISVIFGQALTVIATMVCILVLPSLVVGLLVSIFQAATQINEQTLSFLPRFLVMLAMLGFAGSWMLTTLHDLFTQIFHEIPTLIG
- the fliP gene encoding flagellar type III secretion system pore protein FliP (The bacterial flagellar biogenesis protein FliP forms a type III secretion system (T3SS)-type pore required for flagellar assembly.) — its product is MRKLGLLVLLCLLAHPALAANGDIGLLTVTPQAGGAQEYSVKLQILLLMTALSFLPTMLLMTTSFTRIIIVLAILRQALGLQQSPPNRILIGIALTLTLFIMRPVFNDIYVNAFEPYQNDSLTLKQAFAQAEKPLRKFMLAQTRESDLQQLLDIAGEPRATPPEKVDFLILMPAFVLSELKTSFQIGFMIFIPFLIIDMVVSSVLMAMGMMMLSPLIISLPFKLMIFVLVDGWAMTVGTLSASFG
- the fliN gene encoding flagellar motor switch protein FliN translates to MGDLAAETPASAPEAASFPTDMKFIRNIPVKLTLEVGSTELMIGDLMSIGRGTVIELDKLNGEPMDVKVNGTLLGHAEVVIVNNKYGLRLTNVVDSDDMLKGLSR
- a CDS encoding flagellar motor switch protein FliM; this encodes MKTIKRKIISPSEQAHIKTFDLANPEHRIGALQATLDTICQRFERSAKQFFFGLLRKPVNFHFEQQDTLKLREYLASIPKPNSQREFLVEPHDMRGLIAMDGDLLFFMADLFFGGKGTSTRRRSEMSDTELRLVERIFRQLLEQFDDCWRNQTSWYSQMTQQQSLHLNNSMANQPLFQICRFSIQIGEHLGWLEIALPFNGLEFLRTPAAEEANVELDPTLQAKVEERLQQVPLRLQTTLCEKSLTLGDVMDLQVGDVIPVDMPSQLTVRAGNSPLYKARIAERNGNLVLQVDDVLDTPA
- the fliE gene encoding flagellar hook-basal body complex protein FliE, with product MYHTAPGMQYTLAQMEAVKSQIGVGSSTEMVAANPLTASGAQVPSFRAALTQAVDRVDTLSKTAKDMMTAVDTGASQDLVGAMVASQKASLSFTALVQVRQKLMTAYDDVMKMPV
- the fliF gene encoding flagellar basal-body MS-ring/collar protein FliF, giving the protein MTELLQKKWAQLPAPSAMLAKVKGRRLSALLGVIALVVTGIVVLALWLGNSEYRPLYGRNEAFDQSQVMSVLDKQGFNFYVDGNSGQLMVARDQLGKARMALAAAGVKVQLPTGLEILDKDNSLGTSQFIEDARYRHGLEGELARTIMSLDGITNARVHLAIPKRTLFIRGNPELPSASIAVSLQPGVSLKPGQVRAIVNLVSGSVTDLKPENVTVVDQAGRLLSANDADAQAGETNTQYLEYVNRLERSYIDRATRMLDPMLGMGNFEVQVAAKVNFDRKEATEEVYNPQGALTREYSREDRSNEEQSAGVPGALSNQPADKSTNTKNANNKTSSTTQENQSDSKDLVNRTTELNRDFQLDRTQRHIRYQQGELQHLSVSVLINGKPEQYSKAELDQMTTMLQDALGLRSANGDQISLHVFPFVAGDNPLSADAPWWKDPFWMDVLRYVLAAVVALAVLFGVVRPVLRQLAKPLPVNDPALPAQAEDDATASSGELQPDGTSEKGEASAALPVSRPGLTLNENLLELPSPETGLEVQLERIQFLANQEPERVAQVVKQWIKVEQHDGN
- the fliG gene encoding flagellar motor switch protein FliG, which codes for MTETEVMQPEDGLQQAAILLLSMGEEAAANILKQLSREEVSRLTVAMASLPGVKKDQAQSVFLRFFTDFRSESGITGASRGYLERTLDKALGRSLARPLIDSIYGDTLRSSLQRLQWLEPSKLVELIAGEHPQLQAVFLAYLEPDMASQLLSRLPPETHDDLLYRLANLDEIHPDMIDEVHVLLEKFLQQVGHRTSSQVDGTKKAVDILNRMGSRTSEIMLSLRDMDPSLMVKLEESMYQFDILERQSEATLSRMIEEVPQERLALALKGSSTTLQEKIFACLPKRAAQYLREEMETKGAVRMSAVEEARTEIMQTLRQLANDGEVELSLFAENVVE